ATTAAAAGAGCTTTATACAAAACTAAGGAAGAATGAAAAAGATTATGAAAAAAGAATAAAAATCATCTCTAAAATTCATCCTGACATAGATTTAATGCTTTCATCAGATTATGAAAAAAATCCAGAAATACTTAAAAAGCTTGAAGAACATGGCTTTTCTTATGGAAGATATGAAATTCTAAGAACAGAAACATTAAAATTGAAAGACGAAATAGAAGAGATAAAACAAAAAATCGGAACAATTCCATCAGAATTTGACCATGTTTTAGACTTAATTCAGTTAGGTAGAAATGAAATCAATAATGTAAAACAAGTGTTAGTTAAAGCAAACCTTAGACTTGTTGTATCAATAGCCAAAAAATACACAAACAGAGGGCTACAATTCTTAGACTTAATCCAAGAAGGAAATATAGGACTTATGAAAGCTGTTGATAAATATGATTACAAGAAAGGATTTAAATTTTCAACTTATGCTACATGGTGGATTAGGCAAGCAATAACAAGAGCTATAGCAGACCAAGCAAGGACAATAAGAATTCCTGTTCACATGATAGAAACTATCAATAAACTTTTAAGAATATCAAGAACGCTTGTACAAGAGCTTGGTAGAGAACCAACTCCAGAAGAGATTGCCAAAAAAGCCGGAATGCCAGCTGATAAAGTAAGAAAAATACTTAGAACGTCCCAAGATCCGGTATCTCTTGAAACTCCAATCGGTTCAGATGAAGAATCTCATCTTGGAGACTTTATAGAAGACAAAACTGTTCTCTCTCCAGAGCAACACATGCTAAAACAAGCTCTAAGATTACAGTTGGATGAGGTTTTATCAACTTTATCAGAAAGAGAAGAGCAAGTTTTAAGATATAGATTTGGTTTAGAAGATGATACAGAGCATACATTAGAGCAAGTTGGAAAAAGATTTGGTGTAACAAGAGAAAGAATTAGACAGATAGAAGCAAAAGCATTAAGAAAGCTCAGACATCCACACAGAGCAAAATATTTAAAACCATTTATTGAAGGTGAATAAAGATAAGTGAGAAAGTGAATAAGTAATGAGGAGTATTTAAAGGTTATTTTTTAAACTTAGCACATTTTACCCATCGCCAAAACTGTACTTTGAAGAAGTTACTTTATAATTTTGATTTGAAATTTTTATAAAAATGGATATATTGATAATTTTCTATATCCCTCCTTTGGCGATATTATGATATAATATTAGATTACTGGATGGGTGTCCGAGTGGCCGAAGGAGCAGCACTGGAAATGCTGTGTATGGGTAATCCCCGTACCGCGGGTTCGAATCCCGCCCCATCCGTTAGAGCCTGAAACAGATTACAATCCGGGACCCTCCGGATAGAAGACGGTGAA
This is a stretch of genomic DNA from Sulfurihydrogenibium sp. YO3AOP1. It encodes these proteins:
- the rpoD gene encoding RNA polymerase sigma factor RpoD is translated as MINLHDRDDVRTLINLAREKGYVTYAEISTYVEEEFFSSDENIESLIEYLNELNIDVRDDEKIKSEDEDISEHLGIDLSDDDVWNKADDPVKLYLREMGKIPLLKRDEEIKYSMEIERGRKKVFRGLLRTSFLTERLLDEWAKVIDGKARVHDILNLDEPEVKDEEETSESEEFSLENNGNYDKITADFIKKGLELAKLYRDLIEKEKKYLETGSLEDKKEFVWQHAKLNRFIKSLNIKFTKLDKIADELKELYTKLRKNEKDYEKRIKIISKIHPDIDLMLSSDYEKNPEILKKLEEHGFSYGRYEILRTETLKLKDEIEEIKQKIGTIPSEFDHVLDLIQLGRNEINNVKQVLVKANLRLVVSIAKKYTNRGLQFLDLIQEGNIGLMKAVDKYDYKKGFKFSTYATWWIRQAITRAIADQARTIRIPVHMIETINKLLRISRTLVQELGREPTPEEIAKKAGMPADKVRKILRTSQDPVSLETPIGSDEESHLGDFIEDKTVLSPEQHMLKQALRLQLDEVLSTLSEREEQVLRYRFGLEDDTEHTLEQVGKRFGVTRERIRQIEAKALRKLRHPHRAKYLKPFIEGE